Part of the Arthrobacter sp. MMS18-M83 genome is shown below.
CGCCGATCAGCCTAAACGTCCGGTCCAGGGCGGCGAAGACGCTCGGCATGGTCTTGTCCCGCAAGGCGATCACGATCCGGAACCGCGAGAAGGCCAGCCAAGCGACGAACAACACGGTCTTCACACCGTCAACCACGGGGCCATCCCCGTAGTCGAACTGGAGCCATAGACCCGGCTCCGGCGTCCAGGGCCGGTGCACGCGCACGTTCCGGGCCCGGTATTTGGCCTTCAGTTCAGCCAGCGTTGTCCTGGTTGTCCGCTCACACCCGGTGAACCCTAGAGCGAGGAGCTTCTCATGCACGACATCACCGCGGATCTTCCCACGGGACTGCTCGACCCAGGAGATCATCTGCGGCAGGAACGGGTCGGTCATCCGGCCGCGGTGCCGGGCCACCGGCGCCTGCGCGCCTTCCTGACGGGCCTTCACATAAGAGCGCACCGTATTGTGTGAAACGCCGCAGATCTTCGCGGCATCCCGGTAGGACCGGGTCAAATCGTAAGCAGCTAAAATTTCCATGAACTCTCCTGGAGACTTCATAACGAGCCCCTTCCTTCCCGCAACGGGTGAAATACACGATTGGCATCGCCATTTCACCGCGGAAGGAAGGGGCTCTCCCCGTAACGACACGAGGAATGGACAAGGGGGAATCCCGGCACGCCAAGCCACCCGTAGTGGCCGACTGCTGTTCAAAAATGCTTGCCGCCGCTGGTCAAAACCACTGCCGCGAACGGTCAATCAGTTTTGCCGTCTCCGGTCAGTTTAAAGTTGCCGCTTACAAACACTGGATACCTCCCTGGAATTGGTGCGGCCTCGGCCGCCGGGTGTTCACATGCGGGAACACCGCCAAGGATCTTGTGTCCACAACCACTGGAACATGACGCCATTGTTCCGAAGTTCGACCCTCCCGGCCGGTCAGCTAACCTGCTTCCGGCCTTCGTCGGCAGCGACGTTCCCGCGCCAGCTCTAGTGCGGGTCCCGAGGGCCTCTACGCGATCAGCAGTGTCCGCAGCTCCACCGCCAATCGTTGGACATGGGAAGCTTCAGACGAGGGAGAATAGCATCATGACTTCAGAAGAGCCGGCGGACCCCGGACATGCCTCTCCTCGGCCAGAATCACCGTCCGGGGCCAAATCCCCGAACCCATCAGCGGTGATGCTGATCGAAATAAGCAGGTCACGAGGACAGCAGTCATTTGGGGGGCCGTAGCGTTCGGTCTTGCGGTGATGGTGCTGTTGATAATCTTCTTCATCCAAAACCAAGACATGATCGCGGTCAAATTCCTTGGCTGGGAAGGCCGCCTGGCCCAGGGAATCGCGTTCTTCATGGCCGCCGTCGGAGGTGGAATACTCGTGGCAATCGCAGGCGGAGCACGAATCCTGCAGCTTCGCCGCAACGAGCGACGACGCCGGAAGACCACGGGCTTGTAGAGCAACGGGTGG
Proteins encoded:
- a CDS encoding lipopolysaccharide assembly protein LapA domain-containing protein, producing the protein MVLLIIFFIQNQDMIAVKFLGWEGRLAQGIAFFMAAVGGGILVAIAGGARILQLRRNERRRRKTTGL